In one Sphingomonas hankookensis genomic region, the following are encoded:
- a CDS encoding chorismate mutase: MTILPGPQCTTMTEVRAGVDALDRELVALLARRFAYMDAAARIKPGREAVRDEGRKAEVIANARAAAVAMGVPEDVVAELWERLVEGSIAYELARFDAMRG, encoded by the coding sequence ATGACGATCCTTCCCGGCCCCCAGTGCACCACCATGACCGAAGTCCGCGCCGGCGTGGACGCCCTCGACCGCGAACTGGTCGCGCTGCTGGCCCGGCGCTTTGCCTATATGGACGCGGCGGCGCGGATCAAGCCGGGGCGCGAGGCGGTGCGGGACGAGGGGCGCAAGGCTGAGGTCATTGCGAACGCGCGGGCGGCGGCGGTCGCGATGGGCGTGCCGGAGGATGTCGTGGCGGAGCTGTGGGAGCGGCTGGTCGAGGGGTCGATCGCGTATGAGTTGGCGCGGTTCGACGCTATGCGGGGGTAG
- the rpiB gene encoding ribose 5-phosphate isomerase B: MARIALASDHAALTLKAELATWLHDQGHEVADLGPHDTTSVDYPDYGYKLAQAVSGGEADFGVALCGSGIGISIAVNRVAGCRCALVSEPLSASLAREHNDANVIAMGARLIGAEMAKACLTAFLATPFGGDRHQRRVDKLGNPPA, encoded by the coding sequence ATGGCCCGCATCGCACTCGCATCCGACCACGCCGCCCTGACGCTCAAGGCAGAACTCGCCACTTGGTTGCACGACCAGGGGCACGAAGTCGCCGATCTGGGGCCGCACGACACGACCAGCGTCGATTATCCCGACTATGGCTACAAGCTCGCTCAAGCGGTTAGCGGCGGCGAGGCCGATTTCGGCGTCGCCTTGTGTGGATCGGGTATCGGCATCTCGATCGCGGTCAATCGCGTGGCCGGCTGCCGCTGCGCGCTCGTGTCCGAACCGCTGTCGGCGTCGCTGGCGCGCGAACATAACGATGCGAACGTCATCGCGATGGGCGCCCGGCTGATCGGCGCCGAGATGGCGAAGGCCTGCCTCACCGCCTTCCTCGCCACCCCGTTCGGCGGCGACCGCCACCAGCGCCGCGTCGACAAGCTCGGCAATCCGCCGGCCTGA
- a CDS encoding TrmH family RNA methyltransferase, producing MSFATYMLHCADGKYYVGHTDDLERRIAQHQSGEIPGFTASRLPVELVWSESFPTREEAVAAETRLKGWSRAKKKALIGADWATVSALARKSFDTGLRQAQPLLRTNGEKAEDVGKPPVIVLVRPQLGQNIGKAARAMLNFGLVEMRLVAPRDGWPNPEAGPAASGADQVLRDATVYDTVAEAVADCAHVYATTVRKRGITKPVVTPEAAAQAIRAEPGRSAILFGPERSGLETDDVALARTILTVPINPEFGSLNLAQAVILVAYEWSKGEGLASPPTVDLGAPAPHQELEGMIGQLDDMLEAARFFYPPERAATSRRTLRTLLTKAGWTSQEVRTMRGVLSALDGAKRRR from the coding sequence ATGAGTTTCGCCACGTACATGCTCCATTGCGCCGACGGAAAATATTATGTCGGGCATACGGACGATCTGGAACGGCGGATCGCACAGCATCAGTCCGGCGAAATTCCGGGTTTTACTGCCAGCCGGCTGCCCGTCGAACTGGTCTGGAGCGAGAGCTTCCCCACGCGCGAGGAAGCAGTCGCCGCCGAAACCCGCCTGAAGGGATGGTCGCGTGCGAAGAAAAAAGCGCTGATAGGTGCCGATTGGGCTACCGTCAGCGCGCTTGCCCGCAAGTCCTTCGATACGGGTCTTCGACAGGCTCAGCCCCTACTCAGGACAAACGGCGAGAAAGCCGAAGATGTCGGGAAGCCACCCGTCATCGTCCTCGTCCGCCCGCAACTCGGCCAGAATATCGGCAAGGCCGCGCGCGCCATGCTGAACTTCGGCCTCGTCGAAATGCGCCTCGTCGCCCCGCGCGACGGCTGGCCCAATCCCGAAGCCGGCCCCGCCGCCAGCGGCGCCGACCAGGTGCTGCGTGACGCCACCGTCTACGACACCGTCGCCGAAGCGGTCGCCGACTGCGCGCATGTCTACGCCACCACCGTCCGCAAGCGCGGCATCACCAAGCCGGTCGTCACCCCAGAAGCCGCCGCGCAGGCGATCCGCGCCGAACCGGGCCGCTCGGCGATCCTGTTCGGCCCCGAACGCTCCGGCCTCGAAACCGACGACGTCGCGCTGGCCCGCACCATCCTGACCGTACCGATCAACCCCGAATTCGGCTCGCTCAACCTCGCCCAGGCGGTGATCCTCGTCGCGTACGAATGGTCGAAGGGCGAAGGGCTGGCCAGCCCGCCGACCGTCGACCTGGGCGCCCCCGCCCCGCACCAGGAGTTGGAGGGCATGATCGGCCAGCTCGACGACATGCTGGAAGCCGCGCGCTTCTTCTATCCCCCCGAACGCGCGGCGACCTCGCGCCGGACGCTCAGGACGCTGCTGACGAAGGCCGGCTGGACGTCGCAGGAAGTGCGGACGATGCGCGGGGTGCTGTCGGCGCTGGATGGGGCGAAACGGCGGCGATAA
- the glyA gene encoding serine hydroxymethyltransferase: MTDQFRPDGFFETSLADADPAVFAGVTHELERERYQIELIASENIVSKAVLEAQGSVFTNKYAEGYPGKRYYQGCHPSDEVEQLAIDRAKQLFGCGFVNVQPHSGAQANGAVMLALTKPGDTIMGMSLDAGGHLTHGAKAAMSGKWFNAVQYGVDRETHLIDYDQVAALAREHRPTLIIAGGSAYPRHIDFAKFRAIADEVGAKFMVDMAHFAGIVAAGLHPTPFGHADVVTTTTHKTLRGPRGGMVLTNDEAIAKKINSAVFPGLQGGPLMHVIAAKAVAFGEALRPEFKDYIRAVVENAQVLAATLKDRGANIVAGGTDTHLALIDLTPLGVTGKDADEALERAAITCNKNGIPFDPLPPVKTSGIRVGSPAGTTRGFGKAEFAEIGHMVADVLDGLRNKGEAGDPAVEADVKARVRALCERFPIYPGL, translated from the coding sequence ATGACCGACCAGTTCCGCCCCGACGGTTTCTTCGAAACCAGCCTCGCCGATGCCGACCCCGCCGTGTTCGCCGGCGTCACCCACGAACTGGAGCGCGAGCGCTACCAGATCGAGCTGATCGCGTCGGAAAACATCGTGTCGAAGGCGGTGCTTGAGGCGCAAGGCTCGGTCTTCACCAACAAGTACGCCGAGGGCTATCCCGGCAAGCGTTACTATCAGGGCTGCCACCCCTCGGACGAGGTCGAGCAGCTGGCGATCGACCGCGCCAAGCAGCTGTTCGGCTGCGGCTTCGTCAACGTCCAACCGCATTCGGGTGCGCAGGCGAACGGCGCGGTGATGCTGGCGCTGACCAAGCCCGGCGACACGATCATGGGCATGAGCCTCGACGCCGGCGGTCACCTGACGCATGGTGCCAAGGCGGCGATGTCGGGCAAGTGGTTCAACGCGGTCCAGTACGGCGTCGACCGCGAGACGCACCTGATCGATTACGATCAGGTCGCGGCGCTCGCCCGCGAACACCGTCCGACGCTCATCATCGCCGGCGGTTCGGCCTATCCGCGCCATATCGACTTCGCCAAGTTCCGCGCGATCGCCGATGAAGTCGGCGCCAAGTTCATGGTCGACATGGCGCATTTCGCCGGCATCGTCGCTGCGGGCCTGCACCCGACCCCGTTCGGCCATGCCGATGTTGTCACCACCACCACGCACAAGACGCTGCGCGGCCCGCGCGGCGGCATGGTGCTGACCAACGACGAAGCCATCGCCAAGAAGATCAACTCGGCGGTGTTCCCGGGGCTGCAGGGTGGCCCGCTGATGCACGTGATCGCGGCCAAGGCGGTCGCGTTCGGCGAAGCGCTGCGGCCTGAGTTCAAGGACTATATCCGCGCCGTCGTCGAAAATGCGCAGGTGCTGGCCGCCACCCTCAAGGATCGCGGTGCGAACATCGTCGCGGGCGGCACCGACACCCACCTCGCGCTGATCGACCTCACCCCGCTTGGCGTCACCGGCAAGGATGCCGACGAAGCGCTGGAGCGTGCGGCGATCACTTGCAACAAGAACGGCATCCCGTTCGATCCCCTCCCCCCGGTCAAGACCAGCGGCATCCGCGTCGGGTCGCCCGCCGGCACCACCCGCGGCTTCGGCAAGGCCGAATTCGCCGAGATCGGCCACATGGTCGCCGACGTGCTCGACGGCCTGCGCAACAAGGGCGAGGCCGGGGACCCTGCCGTCGAGGCGGACGTTAAGGCACGGGTTCGGGCGCTGTGCGAGCGGTTCCCGATCTATCCGGGTCTGTAA
- the nrdR gene encoding transcriptional regulator NrdR — translation MRCPFCAHEDSQVKDSRPSDDGAAIRRRRQCSGCGARFTTFERIQLRDLTVVKSGDRRQAFDRDKLLRSVATACRKRPITPAQVERLVSGIQRQLETTGDSEVPSGRIGELVMEGLQGLDPVAYIRFASVYKDFREAKDFEEFAGTVGDAAKG, via the coding sequence ATGCGCTGTCCCTTCTGCGCCCATGAAGACAGTCAGGTAAAAGACAGCCGCCCCAGCGACGACGGCGCCGCCATCCGCCGCCGCCGACAATGTTCGGGCTGCGGCGCGCGCTTCACCACCTTCGAACGCATCCAGCTGCGCGACCTGACCGTCGTGAAGTCCGGCGACCGCCGCCAGGCCTTCGACCGCGACAAGCTGCTCCGCTCGGTCGCCACCGCCTGTCGCAAGCGGCCGATCACCCCGGCACAGGTCGAACGGCTGGTGTCAGGCATACAGCGGCAACTGGAGACCACCGGCGACAGCGAAGTCCCCTCGGGCCGGATTGGCGAACTGGTGATGGAAGGGCTGCAGGGTCTCGATCCCGTCGCGTACATCCGCTTCGCCAGCGTCTACAAGGACTTCCGCGAGGCGAAGGATTTCGAGGAATTTGCGGGCACGGTCGGGGATGCGGCAAAGGGGTAA
- a CDS encoding GGDEF domain-containing protein, translating into MRIEFDQARNALAFLQYHRLEPSAVNYQTALVHLSRSYHPLYEEVVAAVDDAQLTDAKFAELAKVHASGIADWARNGGVAAPDPSVAERLSTTEQGLAALREQVAALTARIEAGGVGVVDAEHDELTKALNQTGARRVLDQVATGDQRYVLLMFGIDRLVGINREYGNSVGDNILNAFASKLANTFPEHEAIRWAGNEFIVAIPGQTMTAVRARAEEALQLLERRKFKLRESGEAIGTVTASAAMVSDQGNDIEWVIEEARAKLQGAMLSGGNRVAV; encoded by the coding sequence ATGCGGATAGAATTCGATCAGGCACGCAATGCGCTGGCCTTTTTGCAATATCATCGACTTGAACCGAGCGCGGTCAATTATCAGACCGCGCTCGTTCATCTGTCCAGATCGTACCATCCGTTGTACGAAGAGGTCGTTGCCGCGGTCGATGACGCGCAACTGACCGATGCGAAGTTCGCCGAATTGGCGAAGGTCCATGCGTCCGGTATCGCCGATTGGGCGAGGAATGGCGGCGTGGCGGCGCCCGATCCGTCGGTCGCGGAGCGGTTGAGCACGACCGAGCAGGGCCTGGCCGCGCTGCGCGAACAGGTGGCGGCCCTGACGGCGCGGATCGAGGCGGGCGGCGTCGGCGTGGTCGATGCCGAGCATGACGAATTGACCAAGGCGCTGAACCAGACCGGCGCGCGGCGCGTGCTGGACCAGGTCGCGACGGGCGACCAGCGTTATGTCCTGCTGATGTTCGGGATCGACCGGCTGGTCGGGATCAACCGCGAATATGGCAATTCGGTCGGCGACAACATCCTGAACGCCTTTGCCAGCAAATTGGCCAATACCTTTCCCGAACATGAGGCGATCCGCTGGGCCGGTAACGAGTTCATCGTCGCCATTCCGGGGCAGACGATGACCGCGGTGCGCGCGCGGGCGGAGGAGGCGCTGCAATTGCTGGAGCGGCGCAAGTTCAAGCTGCGCGAGTCGGGCGAGGCGATCGGCACCGTCACCGCATCGGCGGCGATGGTGTCCGATCAGGGCAACGACATCGAATGGGTGATCGAGGAGGCCCGCGCGAAGCTGCAGGGGGCGATGCTGTCGGGGGGTAACCGGGTCGCGGTGTAG
- a CDS encoding DUF3429 domain-containing protein, producing the protein MTDPMAASTPIRARPPVAALALGYAGLLPPAIGIAWRLLDPAKGGAANALGLFYAALILSFLGGMWWGAAAARLSGAALTLWLAIAVVPSLVALAAGAVLFTSVLSGAAIVAAGLLGSLLVDMALVRAGHVPPWWMRLRVPLSVGLAALTLCAGLLAQS; encoded by the coding sequence GTGACTGATCCCATGGCCGCATCGACCCCGATCCGGGCGCGGCCGCCGGTGGCGGCGCTGGCGCTGGGCTATGCCGGGTTGCTGCCGCCGGCCATCGGCATCGCCTGGCGGTTGCTCGACCCGGCCAAGGGCGGCGCGGCCAATGCGCTGGGGCTGTTCTACGCCGCGCTGATCCTGAGCTTCCTGGGCGGCATGTGGTGGGGCGCGGCGGCGGCGCGGCTGAGCGGGGCGGCGCTGACGCTGTGGCTGGCGATCGCGGTGGTGCCGTCGCTGGTCGCGCTGGCGGCGGGCGCGGTGCTGTTCACCTCGGTCCTGTCGGGCGCGGCGATCGTCGCCGCCGGGCTGCTCGGATCGCTGCTGGTCGATATGGCGCTGGTGCGCGCAGGCCATGTTCCGCCGTGGTGGATGCGGCTGCGCGTGCCGTTGTCGGTCGGTCTGGCGGCGCTGACGCTATGCGCGGGGCTGCTGGCTCAGTCATGA
- the hemA gene encoding 5-aminolevulinate synthase: MSIDAVPARSVDYNRVFAQAIDRLHEEGRYRVFIDILRNKGQFPNARCFAGHNGPKPITVWCSNDYLAMGQHPAVIAAMEEALHDVGAGSGGTRNIGGNTHYHIDLEGELADLHDKEAALLFTSGYVSNEATLSTLARILPGCIVFSDELNHASMIAGIRHSGCEKRVFRHNDLAHLEELLAAEDPAVPKLIAFESVYSMDGDVAPIHAICDLADKYNALTYLDEVHAVGMYGARGGGISERDEAASRLTIIEGTLGKAFGVMGGYIAADRTVIDVIRSYAPGFIFTTSLSPVLVAGALASVRHLKASPAERDGQQAAAAMLKVLFAEAGLPVMDTTTHIVPLMVGDPVKAKRISDILLREYGVYVQPINYPTVPRGTERLRFTPGPAHDEAMMRELTAALVEIWGRLELKKAA, encoded by the coding sequence ATGAGCATCGACGCAGTTCCGGCCCGCTCGGTCGATTACAACCGTGTCTTCGCACAGGCGATCGACCGCCTGCACGAGGAAGGGCGCTACCGCGTCTTCATCGACATCCTGCGCAACAAGGGGCAATTCCCCAATGCGCGCTGCTTCGCCGGGCATAACGGGCCGAAGCCGATCACCGTATGGTGCTCGAACGACTATCTGGCGATGGGCCAGCATCCCGCTGTCATCGCCGCGATGGAGGAAGCGCTGCACGATGTCGGCGCAGGGTCGGGCGGCACCCGCAATATCGGCGGCAACACCCACTATCACATCGATCTCGAAGGCGAACTGGCCGACCTGCACGACAAGGAAGCGGCACTGCTGTTCACGTCGGGCTATGTCTCGAACGAAGCGACGCTGTCGACGCTGGCGCGCATCCTGCCCGGCTGCATCGTCTTTTCCGACGAACTGAACCACGCGTCGATGATCGCCGGCATCCGCCATTCGGGCTGCGAAAAGCGGGTGTTCCGCCACAACGACCTGGCGCATCTCGAGGAACTGCTCGCCGCCGAAGACCCGGCGGTGCCCAAGCTGATCGCGTTCGAAAGCGTCTATTCGATGGACGGTGACGTCGCGCCGATCCACGCGATCTGCGACCTTGCCGACAAATACAACGCGCTGACCTATCTCGACGAGGTCCATGCCGTCGGCATGTACGGGGCGCGCGGCGGCGGCATTTCCGAACGCGACGAAGCTGCATCGCGCCTGACGATCATCGAAGGGACGCTGGGCAAGGCGTTCGGCGTGATGGGCGGCTATATCGCCGCCGACCGCACCGTCATCGACGTCATCCGCTCCTATGCGCCGGGCTTCATCTTCACGACCTCGCTGTCGCCGGTGCTGGTCGCAGGCGCCTTGGCCAGCGTCCGCCACCTGAAGGCATCGCCCGCCGAGCGCGACGGGCAACAGGCCGCCGCCGCGATGCTGAAGGTGCTGTTCGCCGAAGCCGGGCTGCCGGTGATGGACACCACCACCCATATCGTGCCGCTGATGGTCGGCGATCCGGTCAAGGCCAAGCGGATCAGCGACATATTGCTCCGCGAATATGGCGTGTACGTGCAGCCGATCAATTACCCGACCGTCCCGCGCGGCACCGAACGGTTGCGCTTCACCCCCGGCCCGGCGCATGACGAGGCGATGATGCGTGAACTCACCGCCGCGCTGGTCGAAATCTGGGGCCGCCTCGAACTGAAGAAAGCCGCGTAA